From Vitis vinifera cultivar Pinot Noir 40024 chromosome 14, ASM3070453v1, a single genomic window includes:
- the LOC100249764 gene encoding uncharacterized protein LOC100249764, translating into MGSALIYEIFSSASLITLGLYHLVCAIKTHLHHPARDYSAKLYHPFSSSPSSSHRLRHLQLYVIILFLLIAFVHQTLVSSDADPLLKGRTPVHRFSSLQSAAVLFLFLILALAILLSETTSLLPLPSDLFFALASALFYLQFTVSSSAASVQTSDLQAKCDSVSARVSALSSLLCIILACLPRLFVADLALGASVILQGLWTLQTGLALYVEAFIPEGCHKLLDVVSGVEGSTKCDLEESRLRAVAILDLVFVVYVMFVVFILMATYAVLAKTVGIRRTGSYEALPTLSSADSNHIQMKTLAGTQA; encoded by the coding sequence ATGGGATCAGCTCTAATCTATGAGATATTCTCATCTGCGTCACTCATTACACTTGGACTATACCACCTGGTATGCGCGATCAAGACCCATCTCCACCACCCCGCTCGGGATTACTCCGCCAAGCTCTACcaccctttttcttcttctccttcttcgtCTCACCGTCTCCGCCACCTTCAGCTTTACGTCATCATTCTCTTCCTTCTCATTGCCTTTGTCCACCAAACCCTAGTCTCTTCCGACGCTGACCCTCTCCTCAAGGGCCGTACCCCCGTCCACCGCTTCTCCTCTCTCCAATCCGCCGCCGTCCTCTTCCTCTTTCTTATCCTCGCCCTTGCGATTCTCCTCTCCGAAACCACCTCTCTCCTCCCCCTCCCCTCCGATCTCTTCTTCGCTCTCGCCTCCGCTCTATTCTACTTGCAGTTCACCGTCTCCTCCTCGGCCGCCTCCGTTCAGACTTCCGATCTCCAGGCCAAATGCGACTCCGTCTCGGCTCGCGTTTCTGCTCTTTCGTCCCTCCTCTGCATCATCCTCGCTTGTCTCCCCAGGCTGTTTGTGGCTGACCTGGCCCTGGGGGCCTCCGTGATTTTGCAGGGCCTCTGGACATTGCAGACCGGACTCGCGCTCTACGTGGAGGCCTTTATTCCGGAGGGTTGCCATAAGCTGCTGGATGTGGTGAGTGGGGTGGAGGGATCCACCAAGTGTGACTTAGAGGAATCCAGGTTGAGAGCCGTGGCCATTCTGGATCTGGTCTTTGTGGTTTATGTCATGTTTGTGGTGTTCATTTTGATGGCCACTTATGCTGTTCTTGCTAAGACTGTTGGCATCAGGAGGACGGGCTCCTACGAGGCGTTGCCAACTCTATCCTCTGCGGATTCGAACCATATTCAGATGAAGACCTTGGCTGGCACACAGGCTTga